CAGGACATCGCGATCATGAAGTCGCTCGGCATGCGCGAGTATGCGGTGCGACGGATCTTCATCATCGAATCCATCATCATCGGCGTGGTCGGCATCCTGTTCGGGTGGATCCTCGGTTACCTGCTCTGCTACGGCTGGTCGAAGATCACGATCTTCAATCCGCTGACGGGCACGACCGTTCCGCTGCAGATCTATTACTCGCTGATGCACTATATCGTCGCCGGCGGCATATCCCTGCTGTGCTGCGCAGGTGCGGCTTACTTCCCGGCGCGCAAGGCGACGCGCGTCCATCCGGTTGAAATCATCAGGGGGGCATCATGACCGAGGTCGCATTGCAGGCGGTGGAGCTGGTTCGCCGCATCGAGGGCGCCGTGTCGCACACCCTCGTCAACGGGATTGATCTTGCGGTGAACAAGGGCGAGTTCGTCGCCATTACCGGGCCGTCGGGATCGGGCAAATCGTCGCTGCTCTATTTGCTTGGCCTGCTCGATGCGCCCAGCGAAGGCGAGGTCATCATCTGCGGTCAGCCGACCTCGAAACTGTCGGAATCGGACCGGGCCGATGTCCGTCTGACCAAATGCGGCTTCGTGTTCCAGTTTCACTTCCTGCTGCCGGAATTCACCTCGCTCGACAATGTGCTGCTGCCGATGCGTGCCGCGGGCAAGATGACTGAAGGCGAGATGCGGGAGCGCGGCCTTGCTCTGCTCGACTCACTTGGGCTTAGCGAGCACGCCAACAAGCGTCCCAACCAGCTCTCCGGCGGCCAGCGCCAGCGCGTTGCCATTGCCCGTGCGCTTGCCAACCGTCCCGAGATCATCGTGGCCGATGAGCCGACCGGCGCCCTCGATACGGCATCGACCGAACAGGTGTTTTCGATCCTCCGCGACATCGCGGACCAGGGCCAGACCGTGGTCGTGGTGACCCACGATCCAGCACTGGCCGCCCGCGCCGACCGCCGCATCCACATCGTCGACGGCAAGATCGCCGAGATCACCGGACGGAGTGGCGGCGAGCTGGTTTGTGAGGCGGCAAGTTAGTCCTTGCAGCCCCTCGACCACCGGTTCGGCACGAGGTTGTCACCCATGTCTGGAATCGAAGCGCCAGCGTGCTCGGCGACTGGCGTTAGAGTACAGGCGCGATCGCAACGTCCGCATTCGCAATGACGACCTCCCTGAGCGATCCGGCACGGCTGAACGGCAACAGGCGCTGCTCGACGTCGTGCAGCATTGCATCGACCTTGTCGCCGAGTACGGCGGGTGAAGAACCAGAGAGCGTGAGGATGCGGTAGGCCAAATCTCTTGCGCTCAATTCGTGACTGCCTTCAACCGCGATCGTCTCCCCGATGCGAAATCGTGTATCGGCAAGAACGGCCGCGAGATCCGGGCGATAACGCGTGCGCTCGGTCGTTCCGGACCAATAGCGCCGAGCCTCATTATATGCCTCGAGCCAATAGTTGCGGCCTTCGGTTGCGGAGCGCGCCGCGCAGACGAGGACCACGCCGCCTGGAGCGACCAGCCGCTCCAGCAGCGAACCGATCCGGTCGCGATCCATCCAGTGCAACGCACGACCGATGGTGACGACGTCAAACGAGCCAACCTCGCGCGGCAACGCCTCGGCCGCACTCTCTATCAGCGCAAGATCATGTCCTGCGCGATCGGCGGCCTGTCCTGCGACCTCAAGCATGGCCGGCTCCGGATCTACGCCAACGATCCGCCCGACATACGGGGCAAAGCCGAGCGCGAGGAGTCCCGGACCCGTGCCAAGATCGATTAGCGCATGCTGCTTACCAAGCCTCAGCCTGTCCACGACAGCCCGGAAGAATTCGGGCGAATAAGGTGGACGGAATTGCTCGTACA
This portion of the Bradyrhizobium sp. AZCC 2262 genome encodes:
- a CDS encoding ABC transporter ATP-binding protein, with product MTEVALQAVELVRRIEGAVSHTLVNGIDLAVNKGEFVAITGPSGSGKSSLLYLLGLLDAPSEGEVIICGQPTSKLSESDRADVRLTKCGFVFQFHFLLPEFTSLDNVLLPMRAAGKMTEGEMRERGLALLDSLGLSEHANKRPNQLSGGQRQRVAIARALANRPEIIVADEPTGALDTASTEQVFSILRDIADQGQTVVVVTHDPALAARADRRIHIVDGKIAEITGRSGGELVCEAAS
- a CDS encoding class I SAM-dependent methyltransferase; translated protein: MGRFATTAALYEQFRPPYSPEFFRAVVDRLRLGKQHALIDLGTGPGLLALGFAPYVGRIVGVDPEPAMLEVAGQAADRAGHDLALIESAAEALPREVGSFDVVTIGRALHWMDRDRIGSLLERLVAPGGVVLVCAARSATEGRNYWLEAYNEARRYWSGTTERTRYRPDLAAVLADTRFRIGETIAVEGSHELSARDLAYRILTLSGSSPAVLGDKVDAMLHDVEQRLLPFSRAGSLREVVIANADVAIAPVL